The segment GCCGCGCGGCCGGAGACGGGACGACGAGTGACGGCTGGGAGGCCTTGGTGATCGACCCGGTGGTGGACGAGCAGTGGGTGCGGGCCCAGGGTGACGCCGTGGTCCTGGCCGACGTCCGGTGGTATCTGGACGGGCGGTCCGGCCGTGCGGCGTACCAGGAAGGGCATCTCCCCGGCGCCGTCTTCATCGACCTGGACACCGCGCTGGCCCGCCCGGCCTCGCCGGCCGAGGGCCGGCATCCACTTCCGGATCCGGGGACTTTCGCGGCAGCGATGGCTGCGGCCGGCATCGGCGACGACAACCCCGTGATTGCGTACGACGACGCGGGCGGAGTGGTCGCCGCAAGGCTGGTCTGGATGCTGCGATCGATCGGGCACGACGCCGCGCTGCTCGACGGTGGCCTGACCGCCTACTCCGGCGCCCTGACCACCGAAGTCCCGGTGCGCCCCGCGGCCACCTTCACCACCCGCGACTGGCCGGCCGACCGTCTGGCGTCGCTGGACGAGGCAGCGAACGGCCCCGCCGTGGTGCTGGACGCCCGCGACCGTCCCCGCTTCCGCGGCGACACCGAGCCGGTCGACCCGCGCCCCGGCCACATCCCCGGCGCCCGCAACCTGCCCTGTCGGGAGAACGTCGGCGCAGACGGCCGCTTCCTGCCCGTCGAACAGCTCCGCGAACGTTTCGCCGAGGTCGGCGCCGACGGTAGTTCTGAAGTCATCTCCTACTGCGGCTCCGGTGTCACGGCCTGCCACAACCTGATCGCGCTGGAACACGCCGGCCTCGGCGCCGGCCGCCTCTACTCCGGCTCCTGGTCGCAGTACAGCCACACCGACCGCCCAGCCGCCCTCGGCGACTGATCACTCCGCGGTCTCGGCCCAGCCCTGATCCGCGAGCCACCGCTGGTGCGCCTCCCAGGCGGCCTGCTTCGTGGTGCCCAGCGCAGTCCCGATCTGCGTCCAGGAGGCCCCGGCCGCACGCGCCGCGCGCACGGTCGCCTGCCGCCCATAACTGGCTTTGCGCACCAGCACCTCACTGAGCGCCAGCATTTCCAGCGTCTCGTCGAGATTCAGGCCGGGTGTCGCAGTTCCCGGGCGCACAGAAGTGACAGCGTTCTGCATTC is part of the Actinoplanes sp. NBC_00393 genome and harbors:
- a CDS encoding sulfurtransferase, whose protein sequence is MIDPVVDEQWVRAQGDAVVLADVRWYLDGRSGRAAYQEGHLPGAVFIDLDTALARPASPAEGRHPLPDPGTFAAAMAAAGIGDDNPVIAYDDAGGVVAARLVWMLRSIGHDAALLDGGLTAYSGALTTEVPVRPAATFTTRDWPADRLASLDEAANGPAVVLDARDRPRFRGDTEPVDPRPGHIPGARNLPCRENVGADGRFLPVEQLRERFAEVGADGSSEVISYCGSGVTACHNLIALEHAGLGAGRLYSGSWSQYSHTDRPAALGD